One segment of Setaria viridis chromosome 4, Setaria_viridis_v4.0, whole genome shotgun sequence DNA contains the following:
- the LOC117852173 gene encoding alpha-1,3-arabinosyltransferase XAT3-like, with product MKAFRNTSRGLSKSKLAVGLFAGVFLARLIYFSVSPKFAVRSPNAILPGSLINGVADHPPVMEKIDLALPLGEQAAPRSILPPTLKPICDLSDQRYDGCEMWGDARTANGTNTSRIYYMPPPSQLATAEAAAWSIRSQSRKIIAVREVTVRSLNLSNLHEAPSCTVWRGVPAVVFALGGLTYNLWHVFSDVLVPLFTTVRAFGGEVELVATDAPVWFVPKYRRVLRALSRYGVVMLDTDTEVRCYPHLIVGIRGHRDLDIDPARAPNNLDMFAFRTFVREAYSLPPPAAALPVKSGGVKPRLMIILRRKTRRFVNPDAIVAAIERAGFDVVRMEPTLAADMDAISREVDACDVLLGVHGAGLTNMVFLRTGAVLLHVIPWGKMEPHSEGFFGTPAAHMGVRHVTHSIAAEESTLYDKYGKDHPVITDPDIFYKNGSNARYYWWEQSIRLNTTRFMPTLERVKRLLQE from the exons ATGAAAGCCTTCAGGAACACATCGCGGGGTCTGTCGAAGAGCAAGCTCGCCGTCGGGCTATTCGCCGGCGTCTTCCTGGCGCGGCTGATATACTTCTCGGTGTCGCCGAAGTTCGCCGTCCGTAGTCCCAACG CTATCTTGCCGGGATCGTTGATAAATGGAGTTGCAGATCATCCGCCGGTGATGGAGAAGATTGATCTTGCACTGCCGCTAG GTGAACAAGCTGCACCAAGATCTATTCTTCCTCCTACTTTGAAGCCAATCTGCGACCTCTCCGACCAGCGCTACGACGGCTGCGAGATGTGGGGCGACGCACGCACGGCGAACGGCACAAACACGTCGCGGATCTACTacatgccgccgccgtcgcagctcgccaccgccgaggccgccgcctgGAGCATCCGCTCGCAGTCCCGCAAGATCATCGCCGTCCGCGAGGTCACCGTCCGGTCCCTCAACCTGTCCAACCTCCACGAGGCGCCGAGCTGCACCGTCTGGCGGGGCGTGCCGGCGGTGGTCTTCGCGCTCGGGGGCCTGACGTACAACTTGTGGCACGTCTTCAGCGACGTGCTGGTCCCGCTCTTCACGACGGTCCGGGCgttcggcggcgaggtcgagctcgtcgccaccgacgccccggtCTGGTTCGTCCCCAAGTACCGCCGCGTCCTCCGGGCGCTGTCGCGGTATGGCGTCGTCATGCTCGACACCGACACGGAGGTGCGCTGCTACCCGCACCTCATCGTCGGCATCCGCGGCCACCGCGACCTCGACATCGACCCGGCGCGCGCCCCGAACAACCTCGACATGTTCGCCTTCCGCACGTTCGTCCGGGAGGCCTACTCcctgccaccaccggccgccgcgcttCCGGTGAAATCCGGCGGCGTCAAGCCCCGGCTCATGATCATCCTCCGCCGCAAGACGCGGCGGTTCGTGAACCCCGACGCCATCGTCGCGGCGATCGAGCGCGCGGGGTTCGACGTGGTGCGCATGGAGCCGACCCTCGCGGCCGACATGGACGCAATCTCCCGGGAGGTGGACGCGTGCGACGTGCTTCTGGGGGTGCACGGCGCCGGGCTGACGAACATGGTGTTCCTGCGCACGGGCGCCGTGTTGTTGCACGTCATCCCGTGGGGGAAGATGGAGCCCCACAGCGAGGGGTTCTTCGGCACGCCGGCGGCGCACATGGGCGTCCGGCACGTCACGCACAGCATCGCCGCCGAGGAGAGCACGCTGTACGACAAGTACGGCAAGGACCATCCGGTGATCACGGATCCTGACATTTTCTACAAGAATGGGAGCAATGCGAGGTATTACTGGTGGGAGCAGAGCATCCGTCTCAACACCACGAGATTCATGCCAACGCTCGAGAGGGTGAAGCGGCTGCTGCAAGAGTGA